GCTGCGCGGCTTGGATGAGCTGATCGGCCAGGGCAAGATCCTCTATGCGGCGTTCTCCAATTTTCCCGCCTGGCGTGTCTCCCTCGCCGCCCTACTGTCCGACGTGTCCGGGTGGGCTCCGGTGGCCGGGATTCAAGTCGAGTACAGCCTGGTCGAGCGCACCGCGGACCGGGAACTGCTGCCGATGGCCGAAGCTCTCGGTCTGGACGTGACGCTGTGGTCGCCGCTGGGTGGCGGGCTGCTGACCGGCAAGTATCGCAAGAGCCAAGCGGGACGCCTGAGCGACTGGAAGACGCTCGTGCACACCGAATCCACCGAACAGAAGACCGCCGTCGTGGATGCGGTGATCGAGGTAGCCGAGGAGGTCGGCCGCACCCCGGCGCAGGTGGCGGCTGCGTGGGTCAACGAGAGGTCGCGGCGTCTTGCAACCTCCTCGGTGCCGATTATCGGCCCCCGCGACCTCGCCCAACTGGACGACTACCTCGCCGCACTCGACCTCCATCTCAGCGACGAACAGTACGAGCGGCTCACCACCATAAGCGCCATCGATCTTGGCGTCCCGCATGAGGGCAACGTCAAATCTCTGAACGGGCTGCAAGGCGGTCACGCAGGATCGTTTGATCCCCCGATCATCCCTGTCGCCTGAGCACCCATGCCTTGTATCGAGCACCCGGAGGACAGCTGATGACACCACCGCCCCAACCGCCGACGAACCGTTCGCGCACCATCTATTACCACCGCCCCGAAGAGGACAAGACGAAGCTGTTCGAGCGGCCCGGGATCGAGCAACTGCGAGCAATGGTTGACGGCCTGATGCCGCCGCCACCAATCAGTAGCCACATTGGACTGGAGATCATCTCCGTCGCCGATGGCGATGTCGTGATGACCGCCCAGCCTGACGAGTCGCATTACAACCCCGTCGGATCGGTCCACGGAGGATTTTTCGCGACGGTTCTTGACTCGGTATGCGGGTGTGCCGTGCACAGCACCCTGCCCTCTGGAGTCGGATACACGAGCCTGGAGATCAAGGTCTCCTTCCTCCGGCCGATCACCGCCGAAACTGGAACCGTCACCGCCCACGGCTGGGTCACCCGCCGCGGCAAGAGCGCGGCCTTCGCCGACGCCGATATCCGCGACCGCGCCGGCCAAGTGTTGGCCACCGCATCGAGCACCTGCCTGATCATCCACCCAGGCCCCGCCCGATGACCCAACGAGGGACAGTCTGGCCTGAGAACACGTCCCGTCCCCGCAAGCAAGGTCGACTGGGCAGGCGGGGGGCGTTCTGGGCGTCGGCATCGGTGCTCGCTCTGGTGCTCTGGTCGTCCGGCGCGCCCAGCGTGCTGTACCCGATCTACGCTGAGCAGTGGGATCTGACCCCGCTCATCATCACTACGGTGTTCGCTACCTACCAGCTCGCACTGATCGTCGTCTTGCCGCTCTTCGGAAATCTCTCCGACCAGCTCGGACGACGACGAGTCATGATTGTCGGCGTGGCTCTCATCGCGGCCTCGGCGATCCTCTTCGCCGTTGCCCCTAATGTGGCATTCCTGTTCGCCGGGCGAGTACTGCAAGGCGCCGGCGCAGGATTGGCGATGGGGGCGGCGACCGCGTCACTGATCGAGAACAACACCGCCAGCAGCCCCCGATTCGCCAGCTCCATGGCGACCGTGGCCACCGCGACAGGACTCACCCTCGCCCTGGCGCTCAGTGGCGTGCTTGCACGGTTCGTCCCGTTGCCCCTGCTCTGGAGCTACATCGTCCTGCTCATCCTGTCCTTGGCATCAATCGCTGCGCTGATGTGCGCACCGGATGACCGGCCGATCCATGTCCAACGTTGGCGACCGCAGGTACCCAGCGTGCCCCAGGGCATCCGACTACGCTTCTCCATCGCCACCCTGTCAGTCTCCCTCGCCTACTGTGTGGGCGCGATCTTCCTCTCCCTCGGCGCGCACATGATCACCCAGTTCGCACACACCGAGAACAGTGCGATCGTCGGAATCCTCCTCGGGTGCTCGGCGGCCGCCATCGGCATCACCGCACTTTTCTTGTCCCGCGTCCCCGCGCACACCTCAGTCTGGATCGGCGTAACCCTGACGGTCCTCAGCCTCGGGCTCATGGCCGCCGCCAGTGCTTTCGGCTCCATCTCCCTCTTTCTCGGCTGGTGCGTCATCGGCGGAATCGCCTACTCCTTCGCATTCACCGGAGGGCTCGGTCTCATCAACAGTGTCGCTTCCGAGCGCCATCGCGGCGCGACACTATCCCTGCTCTACCTCATCGCCTACGCTCTCCAAGCAGGCACCGCTATCGGCGTCGGCGCACTCGCTACTACGGGCAGTTTGAGCACCGCAGTCGGTATTGCCGCACTATCACTGGCCGCCCTCAGTGCCGCCGTACTCGTCCTCATGATTCTTGACGTCAGAGAGAGAAGGTCAAATGCAGATCTATCACCCTCCACGTCCAGACCCCTTTGACCCACCCCGGCTGCGATTGGAACGGTGCCGCGCTCGTGGCACTTCCCGGAGCGCTCGCCACCGCGGAACCCTCGTCCCCGCGATATATGAGGCGCGGCACGTTTCCAGAAGGGCAGCAGCGAATTCTCTAACGTCTGCTCGGCTTACGGGAGGCGGGCAAGGGGCTCCCGCGCAGTTTTCTTGTCGCTGCCAACGAAAAAGACCAAAAACCCCCGCCGGCGCGCGACTAGGTCAACAAGAAAACCCCCGTTTTACCGGGGGTTTACTGCTGGGGTACCTGGACTCGAACCAAGAAAAACTGATGCGAGCTGGGCTGCCTGTCTGGAAGGCTCCCTACCCCGCTCACAGGTGCTGCTCCAGAAACTCACTTCTGGCTCCGGAATCCGGACTACCTTGCC
This Salinibacterium sp. ZJ450 DNA region includes the following protein-coding sequences:
- a CDS encoding aldo/keto reductase encodes the protein MRYTTFGRRTGLRVSQYALGTGNFGTGWGAGTERDEAKAIFDRFVQAGGNFIDTADTYQAGQSEQLVGEFIRADLDDLVLATKFAVGANPQRKLSRTGNARKNLRVSVEESLSRLGTDYIDVLWVHYPDALTPVDELLRGLDELIGQGKILYAAFSNFPAWRVSLAALLSDVSGWAPVAGIQVEYSLVERTADRELLPMAEALGLDVTLWSPLGGGLLTGKYRKSQAGRLSDWKTLVHTESTEQKTAVVDAVIEVAEEVGRTPAQVAAAWVNERSRRLATSSVPIIGPRDLAQLDDYLAALDLHLSDEQYERLTTISAIDLGVPHEGNVKSLNGLQGGHAGSFDPPIIPVA
- a CDS encoding PaaI family thioesterase, producing the protein MTPPPQPPTNRSRTIYYHRPEEDKTKLFERPGIEQLRAMVDGLMPPPPISSHIGLEIISVADGDVVMTAQPDESHYNPVGSVHGGFFATVLDSVCGCAVHSTLPSGVGYTSLEIKVSFLRPITAETGTVTAHGWVTRRGKSAAFADADIRDRAGQVLATASSTCLIIHPGPAR
- a CDS encoding MFS transporter, which codes for MTQRGTVWPENTSRPRKQGRLGRRGAFWASASVLALVLWSSGAPSVLYPIYAEQWDLTPLIITTVFATYQLALIVVLPLFGNLSDQLGRRRVMIVGVALIAASAILFAVAPNVAFLFAGRVLQGAGAGLAMGAATASLIENNTASSPRFASSMATVATATGLTLALALSGVLARFVPLPLLWSYIVLLILSLASIAALMCAPDDRPIHVQRWRPQVPSVPQGIRLRFSIATLSVSLAYCVGAIFLSLGAHMITQFAHTENSAIVGILLGCSAAAIGITALFLSRVPAHTSVWIGVTLTVLSLGLMAAASAFGSISLFLGWCVIGGIAYSFAFTGGLGLINSVASERHRGATLSLLYLIAYALQAGTAIGVGALATTGSLSTAVGIAALSLAALSAAVLVLMILDVRERRSNADLSPSTSRPL